In Ipomoea triloba cultivar NCNSP0323 chromosome 7, ASM357664v1, a single genomic region encodes these proteins:
- the LOC116024333 gene encoding F-box/FBD/LRR-repeat protein At1g13570-like → MASYRRSRTTSAARKDMISQLPDDVKEKILECLPTSDAARTALLSTDWKDVWLRNGRLVFDTHFFKCLRKCEGDKRVALVSIINDILLHRAGPVKKFTLVISCPEDPKPQQSDLDRWCRYLSRNGIEELNISISGKKYRLPSCIVSCRTITQLKLGGEGFDFDCLVNAGGVFPGVTSLVFRNVHFKNRINGVVSNLEKLAFRYCVGVNNFKISAPKLKRLDLASACVFNTLERRWLLPHLRSIETLCIDGHLLSARIYVLSLHLKAIAAQAFPTARNLQPSVWDDTARTLMRDSDDCFINQDFEMLKTIKIESFSGSILEMHFVKALLSKSPALEKIVIQESADIDATITPSLI, encoded by the exons ATGGCTAGTTATCGCCGTAGCAGAACCACATCGGCTGCAAGAAAGGATATGATAAGTCAGCTTCCAGACGATGTAAAGGAAAAGATTTTAGAGTGTTTGCCCACTTCAGATGCTGCCAGAACTGCTCTACTCTCGACTGACTGGAAAGATGTTTGGTTGCGCAATGGACGACTTGTGTTCGATACCCACTTCTTCAAATGTCTCAGAAAATGCGAAGGTGATAAACGTGTAGCGCTCGTGAGCATCATAAACGACATTCTCTTGCACCGTGCTGGTCCGGTTAAGAAATTTACTTTAGTTATTTCCTGCCCGGAAGATCCTAAGCCACAGCAGTCTGACTTAGATCGTTGGTGCCGTTATCTATCAAGAAATGGCATCGAGGAGCTTAATATCAGTATAAGTGGAAAAAAGTATAGGCTGCCGTCTTGTATTGTCTCGTGCCGAACAATTACCCAATTGAAACTGGGCGGTGAaggttttgattttgattgCCTGGTAAATGCTGGTGGCGTATTTCCTGGTGTTACTTCATTAGTTTTCCGTAATGTTCATTTTAAGAATAGAATTAATGGAGTTGTATCTAATCTTGAGAAGCTTGCGTTCCGTTATTGTGTTGGGGTCAATAATTTTAAGATCAGTGCTCCAAAACTTAAACGCTTAGATTTGGCTAGTGCTTGTGTTTTCAATACGCTTGAACGGAGATGGTTGTTGCCTCATCTGAGATCAATTGAGACTCTTTGCATAGATGGCCATTTGTTATCGGCGAGAATCTACGTACTTTCTCTTCATCTTAAAGCAA TCGCCGCACAGGCGTTCCCAACTGCAAGAAATCTGCAA CCGAGTGTGTGGGATGACACTGCTAGGACACTTATGAGGGATTCAGACGATTGCTTTATCAATCAAGATTTTGAGATGCTTAAGACAATAAAGATCGAGTCCTTTAGTGGATCCATATTGGAAATGCATTTTGTGAAAGCATTGCTCTCAAAATCCCCTGCACTAGAGAAAATTGTTATCCAGGAATCTGCTGATATTGATGCTACTATTACTCCTTCCCTCATATGA
- the LOC116024603 gene encoding cytochrome P450 CYP72A219-like translates to MEMVFGLAAVSLAVVFLVYLWRVLNWAWFRPRKLQKCLRQQGLKGNKYKFIFGDLNQVIKSTKEAKSKPMNLSDDISPRVLPFFTDAIQKNGENSFIWLGPNPVVFIKESELIRDVLTKHTVYQKPPSNPLTKLLAQGVASYEEDKWSKHRRIINPAFHMEKLKHMIPAFYLSCIEMLGEWEKKIGNQGLAEVDVWPHLQQLSSDAISRTAFGSNYEEGRKIFELQKEQAEHIIEVSRSIYIPGWRFLPTKRNRRMKEIEKQVQASIRCIIDKRVMAMKAGEGSKDDLLGILLESNFKEIEKQGNRDFGMTTGEVIEECKLFYFAGQETTSVLLVWTMILLSRHQEWQTRAREEVFKLYGKDKPDLDGLNRLKSVTMILNESLRLYPPAVSLARRTKQETKLGDLTLPPGVIILMPVILNHHDEKIWGDDAKEFKPERFSEGVSKATQGQQTFLPFGGGPRICVGLNFAMLEAKLVMAMILQHYSFELSPSYAHAPTTVITLQPQCGAPLLLRKL, encoded by the exons ATGGAGATGGTGTTTGGTCTCGCAGCTGTTTCTTTAGCTGTTGTTTTCTTGGTGTATCTATGGAGAGTGCTTAACTGGGCATGGTTTAGGCCAAGAAAATTGCAGAAGTGCCTGAGGCAGCAAGGCCTTAAGGGGAACAAATATAAGTTCATCTTTGGGGACCTGAACCAGGTAATCAAGAGCACCAAAGAGGCCAAGTCCAAGCCAATGAATCTCTCAGATGACATATCCCCAAGAGTACTTCCTTTCTTCACTGATGCCATCCAAAAAAATG GTGAAAATTCGTTTATATGGCTTGGGCCAAACCCAGTGGTATTCATCAAGGAATCTGAACTCATCAGGGATGTCTTAACTAAGCATACTGTGTATCAGAAGCCTCCTTCCAATCCCCTCACCAAATTGTTAGCCCAAGGAGTTGCTTCTTACGAAGAAGATAAGTGGTCCAAACACAGAAGAATCATCAATCCAGCCTTTCATATGGAGAAGTTAAAG catatgaTACCGGCTTTCTACTTGAGCTGTATCGAAATGTTGGGCGAATGGGAAAAGAAGATAGGCAACCAAGGTTTAGCCGAGGTAGATGTGTGGCCTCATCTTCAACAGTTGAGCAGTGATGCAATTTCGCGAACCGCATTTGGAAGTAACTATGAAGAAGGAAGGAAAATATTTGAACTCCAAAAGGAACAGGCCGAGCATATAATAGAAGTTTCTCGCTCAATATATATCCCGGGATGGAG GTTCTTACCAACTAAGAGGAACAGAAGAATGAAGGAAATTGAGAAGCAAGTTCAAGCATCAATTAGGTGTATAATTGACAAGAGAGTGATGGCAATGAAAGCAGGGGAAGGTAGTAAGGATGATCTATTGGGCATATTATTGGAATccaattttaaagaaattgaaaaacaaGGAAATAGGGATTTTGGAATGACCACGGGAGAGGTGATTGAAGAGTGCAAGCTGTTCTATTTTGCTGGCCAAGAGACCACCTCTGTGTTGCTTGTTTGGACTATGATCTTATTGAGTAGGCATCAAGAATGGCAAACAAGAGCTAGAGAAGAGGTTTTCAAGCTATATGGCAAAGATAAACCTGATCTTGATGGATTAAATCGTTTGAAAAGT GTGACAATGATTCTAAACGAATCTTTGAGGCTATATCCACCTGCAGTGTCGCTTGCTCGAAGGACTAAACAAGAAACTAAGCTTGGGGACCTGACACTTCCCCCCGGAGTTATTATCCTAATGCCAGTGATCTTAAATCATCATGATGAGAAGATATGGGGCGATGATGCAAAAGAGTTCAAGCCAGAAAGATTCAGTGAAGGAGTGTCAAAGGCAACCCAAGGGCAGCAAACGTTCCTCCCCTTTGGCGGAGGACCTCGAATATGTGTTGGGCTAAACTTCGCAATGCTTGAAGCAAAACTGGTGATGGCCATGATTTTGCAGCATTACTCTTTTGAGCTTTCCCCATCGTATGCACACGCCCCCACAACTGTTATAACTCTGCAGCCTCAGTGCGGCGCTCCGCTTCTACTGCGCAAACTGTAG